tggatgacaaatggcaagttactgtctgtcaagtggaaggccttcatggagttacTTCAGGTGGAAGATCGTGGTCTTGAGACTCCTGTCGGCTTTCGCCCTCACCGCAACGTcaactccactcacaagcaagccctctggccctactgcactgtgaaggttcaccctgtgactaagaaggaaacctatgagttgtctacctacctggacatccttcatcgtgtctttcgagagaccctctttcctcgcatcgggaatctggatatggtccactcctatctcgtggaaatgcttctcttctgccagcatgagaaggaagcaaacactggcgagtccctggacatttctcatgttatgtggtctgaacttctcactgccatttctgagcgcaagtgcccgatctatggtccgttcatcatgctgctcattgagaaggcctgggcACATGTCCATCCCCAGGTGATGCTGGAAACTGGAGAattggtttctcatgagatcaagcgtctgaggaagaaggatagTTGGGGCGTCCCAGCCCCTAAATCCGGGGGTCCATCTACTGCTGCTGACATGGAGACCGAGGACGGGgctgaggccgatgatgacgatgaggattatgagccttctgggacagagccctcttgggcaaagaagatcaagcgcaagatgaagaagctcttctgcatggagtctcgtggtcagtacatgactcatgtggctgagaagaaggccagggggcgtcacaaggagctcatgcgtCAGCTAGGTGCGACCGTTGTCAGTGGGTCTGAGGGCCAGATCACTGAGGAAGAGGAGTAGattcagcagcactgtccgtggaccgattccGACACCGAGCAGTTTCCGACTGAGGATGGCAGTGCAGATGACCCTGCCGGGATGTGATGAGAGAGCTCCTCGGTTTGCCttcacctggagccgtagcgtcgctctttgcccttttggtgtctcgatgccaaagggggagagagcttAGGGATTTGCTTTATGGTGTGCTTTATGGTGTCGTCGTTTTCTTTGTTGTGTCGTTGTGTTTTCTCGCGATTTGCCTTGTTTGGTTGTGTGCCAGTGAGACCTAAGTTCCAgacatatggtgtaagacatatgctaccttatcttTATCTATGTCTTTCTAGTACTTTGGTATCTTATGAGTTGCTTGTCTATCCTGTTATATTACCTGCTCTCATGTAACCTATGCTTAGGTTGTTggactataaaatatagggggagtgttgatcctaatgtGTGTGTCCTACATTCCAAAGGCACTACTAACTAGGTGCACACATTCAGGGGGATCCCGTCTATACTTTGTAGTTCTAAGTATCTGTACTTTCATGATATATCCTTGTGCAAATCCctggttgtcatcaatccaccaaaaaggggagattgttaaggcatatctctctagatgtagttttggtgattgatgacaacatgtttgcggactaatcgtgtgctttgagcatttcagagattcatcatttggcacgagacgatttctttcccctcggagtgtcattcaagacggtgtagctctttcgcttcttttggtggattagtttcgtaggagtcaccgtactatcaagagggggtccgctttggtaaggctagggtggaatcaacacgtacacatcctctttacaccctctgagcctttccgcttcattGGAGATATCTTTCCTCTCTCTTTGCGCCgagtctggtcccagcggtagtaccgctaagGGGTCACAGGCGacagtaccgctccgcagcggtagtaccgccggtgggtcctcagcagtagtaccgctacggtaccaggcccctaccgcgtcgactcgaggggtcatttTTCATGTCGGATAGTGCGGTACTTCGCAGCGGCAGTAGGGCGGCGGTACCGctcacgagcggtagtaccgcccaaccaccgcggcagtaccgctcgggtctgtcactctcctgccctccagactccatggtagtaccgcccgggagagcggtagaaccgctgtgatcagcggtagtaccgctgcctcctgcggtagtaccgccctctgcggggctgttgtggggggtaacggctggattgttccccccactatataaggaggtcttcttccccaaagttgagaTACCTCTTCcgccaaaagctccattgttgctccaagctccattttcgcccgatctctctccctagccaatcataacttgttgatttgctcgggattggttgagaaggccccgatctacacttccaccaagagaaatttgattccccccactcatccctagcggatcttgttactcttgggtgtttgagcaccctagacggttgaggtcaccacggagccatagtccattgtggtgaagctttgtggtgtcgttgggagcctccaattaagttgtggagattgccccaaccttgtttgtaaaggtccggtcgccgccttcaagggcaccaatagtggaatcacggcatctcgcattgtgtgagggcgtgaggagaatacggtggccctagtggcttcttggggagcattgtgcctccacaccgctccaatggagacgtacttcccttcaaaaggaaggaacttcggtaacacatcctcgtcttcaccggctccactcttggttatctcgtccctttactttcgcaagcttacttgtgttaaatcccttgcttgcttgtgtgcttgttgtcattgcatcatataggttgctcacttagttgcatatctagacaacctactttgatgcaaagtttaaattggtaaagaaaagctaaaaattgttagttgcctattcacccccccccccctctagtcaactatatcgatcctttcatgTGGTACTAAACACTCTGCTACAGAGAAATAACTttttaggtgtggttgaattgacaactcaactgctaagaCTCATAAATATTCTTTGTCTCCCCTTATGTCAAATCAATAAACTTGGGTGAAATGCTGCTCTCGTAGACTGTTgcgattccctatacttgtgggtcatcaatgccTGGCGAGAGCTTGCCAATAGTAAGCTAGAGCCAAGTGTCGCAGAGGCGGGACGAAAGATGAATGTTCGGGTGCCCGTGCAGGGTGGGCCGCCTATGCCAGAGAAGAAGAAGGTATAGGCGGATGGTCTGGGAAACACGGCAGGAGAAGGCACCCTACACAGGCGGGCGGCGAGACAACAACATTGAGCACGGGTGGTGAAGGCCGACGATTAGGCCTATGTTGGAGGACAACACATAAGACATCATCATCGGGCTAGGTGGGAAGGGAAAAGGTGGGGAAAGGAGGAAGAAGGTGTTGCGGCCGTTCCATCGAGATCCAACAGTTGGAGAAACCAAATGAGATTTATTTTTTCTCTTAGGCAGCTGCTTTAAGGTCCCCCTCTTTGCGGCGAACTCAAAGAAATATGGGAAAGCACCATGTTGGGGACAGAATCACTGTTTTAACCTCTTTGTCAAAGTTTAACATGATTTGACCCTCTTTTAAAAAATCGCATCTGACTTTTTTTATGACTGTCAACAAACATGGTGTTTTGGTTGCATGAAAAATGCCATGGTCCATGGCATTTACCTCCACCCCCTCTCCAACGCCATTGTTCGTGGCGTTTCGTCCTCTGCCAAGAAGAGGCCAAGTCCCACCGGAGAAATGTCAAGAAGGAAACACCATACACCATGGGATTTTCCATGCAACCCAAGCACCATAAACGTTGGCATCACCAAAAAAAGTTAGATGAGAAATTCTTTTGAAAAGAAGGTTAAATCGTGCTTGtcagagtaatgggccacgggtagcctaacccgagccccGGAACCTTTCaggacatcggggccggctgcgcccctcaagacgccaaGATAGAGCGCCGCCTTTTGGCGGCCGGCTGGCCGAACGGCCGACTGCCGGAAGACGGCCGTGCTCAGGAAGGCGGCTACAAGACgagccgactcctagcaggcggcctccagagaggccgactcctagcaggcggcctccagagaggccggctcctagcagtcggcccatggcgccctcagagtctgcgcccccattaagacgacaagacagggtgaggctgcagtatagcccatcacccccgtatccagggccgggcgtggccacagtgttccgtacaggcggagatctccgcccagcgcggcactgttgccactccccCCTGACATCATTCCTGTCAGGCGAAGCCCTGTTCCCACGACCGTCTGTCAGTACGGCCCGAAGACGGCGGGCCCTATCggtcagcgagagcccggaagacggcgaGAGCCTCACCAGTCGGGCCCGAGGGAGGTCGGCCCCCAGCAGTCGGCCCACTCTCCTTCCTCGGGGCCCACACGCCATTAACCAGAGAAGacgcggagtggctacagtgatctcccgccaggcggcgggactgtagccacgctcccctgactaagcaagcgtcattagcgttacggctacagtaaccagcagccggcaagacctgCGAGCGGCGGGGGCgacctgtcggctccgtaccagaccagtcagcggggcccaccaggtggcGAAGAAGCCGAtgaccagagagactgacagccaGGTCCTACACctggccagattaccattgtacccctggggggtaggcctatataaaccccccagggcatccatgcaaagggtggaaacctgttagaattagactcACACCTAAGGGGAGAAGAGAGCGATCCTtgccttcttccacctctagcatacagctcaaggagcaccattTGTACTCActtgtgccttagtgatcatgcggagaccccgcagagcaggattaggggtgttatctcctaggagagccctgaacctgggtaaagtgcgccggcgttcgtgtctacgcctcatcccgcttccaggcaccggcgacgttctactcgctcccaccatgataagccatccattggcatatgtcgcacccaacccccgacagtGCCAAACTTTGTTAAAAGATCAAAACAGTGATTTTAAGCCCCAGCTGCATCATCTGGAAGCCGCCTCCCGGAATGCATCTGCACAAAGGTGCACCAGACCTCCTAGCACATTTTGAAACGTTGAAAGAAAAAATGAGCACATTCGCACAACATCAATGTTTGTTGTCGCAAAATTTTGAATCAAAATTCAAAATACTGCTCGAGATGCAAAAAATGACAAATTTGGCATCAGTGTGATAATGTATCAAATCTAAAGCCAAAATTATATCACTACATACTATTCAATGTTAAATTTGTTATTTTTTATCTTGAGCAATATTTCGAATATTAATTTAAAATTTTGCGACAAAAAAACATGTGAATGTGCTCATATttttaacatttttaaaaaatATGCTACAGAGGTCTGCTGCACAAGCACGGGTGTATGAGATATTTTCCCACGCCGCGCCCACCAAACCTTCCTCCACCCGCCTCGAGGCCGTACACCACCCCGGCCGTCATCCACGCGGCGCCGTGCCGTCCGTCCCTCTCCGTCTTCCAATCCCGCACACGTCCGCACATCCCGCACCCTCCCGTCGCCACGCGCCGCCTCCTCCGCGCCCCCACCTCCCTTCCTTCGAGCCCAAGCACGGAAATTCCGTTTTGAATTTCCACGAGCCCCCGTCTCGCCCGAATAGACCAATCTATCGGAGACACCAACAGCGACATGGCTGATGCTGTTGCGTTTGTGCTCCTGCGCCGCGGGACCGTGGCGCCGGTTGCAACAACGACTCCACGACGCTCCGCGAGCCTCGCTGTCGCGCGCGCACGCGTCGCGGCGAGTTCCCAGGTGTGACTGCGACCGGGACCGGCTGCTCTGGGCCGCATGCTTGACCAGGGTTAAAATATTTGTTTCGCGGGAAGAAGCTGCGGTTGGCTCAGGCTTTGTTTAAGTTTAAGCGGTGCCGGCGGCTCTCAGATCTGCTCTACCATTTGTCTACTGGTTTCCGACGATGATGAGCGGCTCGTGATGCCGCTTGACGCGTGGCTTAGTTTACTGTAAACCCTCTGGTGAGGTGGTCTGCGTGCCTCGCTTCCCCGGGCAGGACTACATACAGGGGCACGAGCGGCGCCACGGGACACGCGGCGGGAAGGGGAGGCACCGGCGCCGGATCTATGGCTCCGTCGGACACATCTGGGACATGGTCACCGAATCGTGGCACAACAGTGATGCGTACCACTACTAGGCAATGTCGGCTATGTCGGCACCAGCGCAGCGCACTCGTCTCCATGACAGAACGCGTCGGCACATACATCGTCTCATCTCGTGTGCCATACCATCACCCAGTACCCAGCGGTGTACTATACCAGAGTCCAGACTAGAGGAGTACACGCGGCGGCACGCACCTCCTTTCTCGCGTGATTTTTTTTCCGACTAATATAATCCCAACCTCCCACCACAAAAGGCGGTCTACCGGATACGGTCTACGGTTTCCGACTAAATAACCCATCCCCATCCGCCGTCGCATCTCACTGCTCCACAGCAAACTGATTCATTCATCCACTGTGCACTCCGGTCCGATATAACCAGCGGCCGCTCTTTTCCCTTGTGTTAACGCAGCCCGCCGAAAAGCCCGCGCCGCGCGGACAGACAGGAGGACAAGTTGGAATTTATCCCCACCTCCGGCCGTTCCGCGCCGCCACCACGTGATTCCGAGCCctaggacggcggcggcgacgatggCGAGCAGGGCCGGCGCCGTgagcgcgggggcggcggcggacacGGGCGGCCCGAGCGCGCGtttggcggcggcgggggcgggggaggaggaggccggggcgGGGAAGGTGAAGCTGCTGTGCAGCTACGGGGGCCGGATCGCGCCGAGGTCGGGGGACGGGGCGCTGCGCTACGTGGGCGGCCAGATGCGCCTCATCTCCGTGCCCCGCGCCGCCTCCTTCGCTGACCTCATGCGCAAGGTCGAGGCCGTCGACGACGCCGCCGgacccgcccccgccgccgccggcggggGGGCGCTCGTCAAGTACCAGCTCCCCGGGGAGGACCTGGACTCGCTCGTCTCGGTGTCCTGCGCCGAGGACTACGACAACATGCTGGAGGAGTACGAGAAGctggccgccgccgcgcccgacggCTCCGCCAAGCTCCGGGTCTTCCTCTTCCCGGCCGACTCCGCCTCCGGCTCCGGCTCGCACCCCGCCGCCGTCGACGAGGCCGGGCAGCGCTACATCGACGCCATCAACTGCGTCTCCGCGGACGCCGTCCGCCGCAGGGAGAGCGGCTCCTCCGCGCACAACTCCGAGGCCTCCGAGCCCGCCGGCCTCGCCGAAGGTATGTCGCCGCGGGCCGTGCCGCCCCCTTCCGTCCCGCCTGAATATTTGTATTCGGCTGGGAGCCACACCAACCATGCTAGCCCCTTTCCGCAGTCGCTAGGATTTAGTGCTGTCGCAGCGTCAGCTCCGGCAATGGGCATTCCTGCGCACAAACCCGTGTTGCTTAGGCCGGAGCCGCAACCGCTGCAGCCTCACCAAGTTGCTTCctatgcgccgccgccgccgcatcagCCGGCTCCGGTTGCCTCTTATGCACAGCATCAGCAGCCGGCTCAACAAGTTGCCTCTTATGCGCCGCCACTGCAGCCTCAGGTTGCCTCTTACGCGCCGCCGCAGCAGCTGCCTCAGGTTGCTTCTtatgcgccgccgccgcagctgccTCAGGTTACTGCTTATACTTCGCAAATGCCACAATCATACATAGAGCCTCAACAAATCCAGTACGTCAATGCACAGCAATTTGGTCTGCATGGTGTATCTCAATCCGCTAATCTGATGCCTGCGCACATGAGCCAGTATGTGCCCAGTACTCTGGGTACGAACTCCATGGCGACCACGGGTGCCCAAATTGGTGCTTTGAGGCCTGTTTCTGCAGGTACAGAGCGGGTTTTGGAGAATCTTCATTTCTCACGGCCAATGCAAACTCCAGTTGATCCGAATTACAGGGTGCTGCAGCCACTTTCAGAGCTTCCTCCTCTGCCTCATACGACTTTGCAGGCAAGTGATGCTCAGAGGTATGGCGTCCAGACGGTACTCACAAGCACGGCAAGCTCACCAGTGATAACGAGCTCGAGGGCATTCCCAGTGGTGGTAAGCTCGGCTACCGTGCCAACAGTGAGGTACGATGACTGCATGATGTGCCAGAAAATACTGCCGCATGCCCATTCGGATAACATGATACAGGAGCAGGGAAATCCTCGCGCACTGAATTATCCTGATGTTAGTCCAGTGTTTTACAGCCTCCATCAAGAGGATGCAACCAAACAACAGGTTCCAGCTGCGGTTCCAGTAACATCTGCTAATTACATATCAGAACCCAGAGCCGAGAGCACAGCAGGGATGACCCAGTTTGATCCAAAACTTTCTGCCAGAAATCCAGCAGTTCAAGCAGCACCATCTCAAGATGCAGGAACGTTGGTTCAACCCACCATGGTTACTGTACCTCTTTCCAGTATACCTACTTCAAATGGAGTTTTTGTAGGGCAACCTCCACACACGCTTGCTGAAGATTTTCTCATGTACCAACGTCAGCAGCAACACCCTTACAGTATGCAAACAACTCAAGTCCTGGCAAATGGAGTCAGCAGCAATCCACAAGGGATTGATGCTAGTGCATTTAAGAATTCAAATCATCCAGTAGCAGAACCAATTGGAGAATATGCTCATGATGTTCCTCATGATTATGTCAGAGCTATCGATGCTCGGATGCAAGGAATTCAGTTAGGTCCTATTGCTCCTCCAGAATCTATTGTGCAAGGGAAGTCAGCTATTCCCCATGGTGCTGTTGGCGATGGGATAGTTGAGAAGCCACCTGTTATTATTGATGGCAGTCCCATATACAAATCTCAAGCTGGAGGTTATCACATGGGCACTAGCAATGCTTTTCCTGTCCCTTCTTTTATCCTAGAGGACAATGTTGTGAGACATACTGAACAACCACCTCCCTCTCGAAATGTTGGTGCGAACAACGTCTATCCTGAGGTTATCCAGCAGCCAAGTATGTTACTCAAGAACAACCTTGGTGTGCCCATTGAACATCCTGTTCCGAGCGAAAGATTTCTTGTGAGGCCTGCTTACTCTGGTGTTCAGTCTCCTGCTGGACCTCCTGCACATCATCCTGGGGAAATGCTGAATGGCATGGTTTCCGCTCCCTATAATGTTAGTAGTCAAGTTGTATTGCAGGCTGCTGCTAGTACTGATTGTGTCGAAGCTACACATGAACCAGCTTACACAGAATCTCTTTTCTCAAACCAGGATCCTTGGAAAGCAATTGGAAATGCTTCGGCAGTACCTCCAACATCAAACATGTTGGCTAAGGAACATGTTCTTTCTGGAGATCCATATGTGGATGGCCATGTTCCTGCAATTACAAGTTCAAATGCTGCCATGCTATTAGAAGAAGGCAATCTTCCACTCATTCATGACCCTACTTTCAAGGATATATACCCAGAACCTGCTCAAATAAGCAAAGGTTGGTACAGTATACTATCTTATCGTATATAATTTGGTTTGCACTACAGACTGAACTGTTACATCCTTTAAGAATTGAAATGAACTAACATCAATATTTTTGTCGTCATTTGATTTTGTCTCTGAAAGGATATGGAGAAGAAATTGTCAAACGTCAATTACAAGCTGTCGCTGAAGGTGTGGCAGCATCTGTTCTGCAGTCACCATTTCCTGAAAAACCAACTGAATTTTCTGGGGATCACAAAGATTTGCCTGGAGATGTAATTGATCCAAAAAATGAGGTTGGTGGCAattctttcttttctttgtagcTTGATCAGTTGTAATagtgatttatttattttgttcaGGATGCGCCGAGCAAACAGTCAGACAAAACAAGCCAAGGAGTTCCAGTTCTAGATGACATCGATAACCTTCAGGTTGTTGACGATTTACAAGTTGATTATATGTGTGCTTTCCATATGCACTTCTAAATACATACATCACCCTTACCTACGCGTTTACAATTGCAGATAATAAAGAACAGTGATCTTGAAGAATTGCGTGAACTAGGTTCTGGAACCTTTGGTACCGTTTACCATGGAAAATGGAGAGGTTCTGATGTCGCTATAAAAAGGATAAGCGATCGATGTTTTGTTGGGAAGCCTTCTGAGGAACAGCGCATGGTCCGTGTTAAACTTATGGCCGCTTTTTTTCAATCTTCAGTTCATCTCGTTCTAACTTTGTCTAACTTTGTCGTACCTGCAGAAAACCGATTTCTGGAATGAAGCTTGCAAGCTTTCATCGTTGCACCATCCAAATGTCGTTGCTTTTTACGGTGTTGTTCTGGATGGACCAGGTGGATCTGTTGCAACAGTCACTGAGTACATGGCTAATGGTTCGCTTCGACAAGCATTACAAAGACATGAAAAGTATGCTCTATCTGTTTTGTGCAAATATATGATGTTTTCATATGGTGACACTTTTAATGTCAGTTTCTTCTGTCAGCAGGATATTCGACAGGCGTAGGCGCCTGCTAATTGTGATGGATGTTGCATTTGGTATGGAATATTTGCACGGGAAGAACATTGTGCACTTCGACTTGAAGAGTGATAATCTGCTCGTCAACCTAAGAGATCCCCAACGCCCTATATGCAAGGTGAGGGTCTCCAAACTCTCCATCTCACACCCCTGTTTTCTGCATATTTTGTCAACTAGGAAAATTAGTTCGGACAATCCTTATAACTGCAACACATAACTTCTGTGCCCTAGCACCTTGTTTGTGCGCAGAAAGCGAGCATGGAGATTTTTTGATTTTGGCAGTAACCAACCGTGCTATGTTTGTAGGTCGGTGATTTGGGCTTATCAAAGGTTAAATGCCAGACACTAATCTCCGGTGGGGTGCGAGGGACACTTCCCTGGATGGCTCCTGAGCTGTTAAATGGCAGCAGTAACCTTGTTTCTGAAAAGGTTTGTTCGGCTGCATCGTACATCTAGTGCGCATGGCCCCCTTCCCATGATCCACTTCTCACCCTATTTTACCTTCACATGCTCTTTTTGCAGGTCGACGTCTTCTCATTCGGAATCGTGATGTGGGAGCTGCTTACCGGTGAAGAGCCTTATGCTGACCTGCATTATGGCGCCATCATAGGTACACTTGCAAACCTCTGCTGTAATGCACACCGCAGTAAACGCACTCGCTTGTTTCGAGTCCAATGCCTCCTTTTATTTCTCTGAACATTTCGCCAACTGCAAGCAGGTGGGATCGTGAACAACACCCTACGGCCGCTGGTGCCCGAGTCGTGCGACCCCCAGTGGAGATCGCTGATGGAGCAGTGCTGGTCAGCCGAGCCGATGGAGCGGCCGAGCTTCACGGAGGTCGTCAAGAGGCTACGGGCTATGGCGACCTCCCCCACCAAGACGCTGCCGCAGAAGTAGACTGCCCTTAGCTCCGTACATGAGCAAGGGAAAATATAGAGAAGGACGCGGCGACGCTGCTCACAATAGGATAGAGCTGGTGGGGGTTTGCCTGACACTTCATGTGGTGCTTTTAGAcactgatgatgatgatgatgatgatgaaatgTAAGAGCATGTACAGGGAGCTGCCGCGGCAACGGTTGGTGAATGTGTTATGTACCGGCTCCTGGGTGCTCCGGGACTTGTTTCCTGCGTGTGGTCGATGTGCAGAAGCCTGCTGGAACAAATGCAGAATGCAGTCTGTGGCCTGCGTTCTCTTGCTAGCTCGGATGCGTGAGCTTGCCTGTGATCTCAAAGCGTCTCGTTTTACTTTTCAGCTGTAATGTTTCCGAAACTCTGGTTTGCGCTTGGTGATATTCTCCCGTGTTTGTGAAGTTGAGGCATGGCAGCAATTGCAAGAGGTGATTTAGCTGGGTTGATATTAGCTTTGGGATCACATGCAAGCTCATGTGGGGCTAAATCACCTCTTAGACATCTTCTAAAGCTAATGCTGTCCCGACCCTCTTAGATTATATGGGGTTAATATTTTAGGAGATGCCCAAGAAGTGATTTAGCTGAGGCATGGCAGTAATTACAAGACCTGTGCGATGGTGATTTAGCTGATAACTCACCTGTGCCACCGCAAGGCACCTAGGACAGCCGCGGCGAGCACAAGCATTCAGTTCCCATGATGCTCGTCGGAGAGCCAAACATGCCTGACGTCCACCGCCAACCCTTACCCTAGCTAGAGAGGAGCATCACCTCATTGTCCCTGGCCTAGTACTGTTG
This sequence is a window from Aegilops tauschii subsp. strangulata cultivar AL8/78 chromosome 7, Aet v6.0, whole genome shotgun sequence. Protein-coding genes within it:
- the LOC109770746 gene encoding uncharacterized protein isoform X1, producing the protein MASRAGAVSAGAAADTGGPSARLAAAGAGEEEAGAGKVKLLCSYGGRIAPRSGDGALRYVGGQMRLISVPRAASFADLMRKVEAVDDAAGPAPAAAGGGALVKYQLPGEDLDSLVSVSCAEDYDNMLEEYEKLAAAAPDGSAKLRVFLFPADSASGSGSHPAAVDEAGQRYIDAINCVSADAVRRRESGSSAHNSEASEPAGLAEGMSPRAVPPPSVPPEYLYSAGSHTNHASPFPQSLGFSAVAASAPAMGIPAHKPVLLRPEPQPLQPHQVASYAPPPPHQPAPVASYAQHQQPAQQVASYAPPLQPQVASYAPPQQLPQVASYAPPPQLPQVTAYTSQMPQSYIEPQQIQYVNAQQFGLHGVSQSANLMPAHMSQYVPSTLGTNSMATTGAQIGALRPVSAGTERVLENLHFSRPMQTPVDPNYRVLQPLSELPPLPHTTLQASDAQRYGVQTVLTSTASSPVITSSRAFPVVVSSATVPTVRYDDCMMCQKILPHAHSDNMIQEQGNPRALNYPDVSPVFYSLHQEDATKQQVPAAVPVTSANYISEPRAESTAGMTQFDPKLSARNPAVQAAPSQDAGTLVQPTMVTVPLSSIPTSNGVFVGQPPHTLAEDFLMYQRQQQHPYSMQTTQVLANGVSSNPQGIDASAFKNSNHPVAEPIGEYAHDVPHDYVRAIDARMQGIQLGPIAPPESIVQGKSAIPHGAVGDGIVEKPPVIIDGSPIYKSQAGGYHMGTSNAFPVPSFILEDNVVRHTEQPPPSRNVGANNVYPEVIQQPSMLLKNNLGVPIEHPVPSERFLVRPAYSGVQSPAGPPAHHPGEMLNGMVSAPYNVSSQVVLQAAASTDCVEATHEPAYTESLFSNQDPWKAIGNASAVPPTSNMLAKEHVLSGDPYVDGHVPAITSSNAAMLLEEGNLPLIHDPTFKDIYPEPAQISKGYGEEIVKRQLQAVAEGVAASVLQSPFPEKPTEFSGDHKDLPGDVIDPKNEDAPSKQSDKTSQGVPVLDDIDNLQIIKNSDLEELRELGSGTFGTVYHGKWRGSDVAIKRISDRCFVGKPSEEQRMKTDFWNEACKLSSLHHPNVVAFYGVVLDGPGGSVATVTEYMANGSLRQALQRHENRIFDRRRRLLIVMDVAFGMEYLHGKNIVHFDLKSDNLLVNLRDPQRPICKVGDLGLSKVKCQTLISGGVRGTLPWMAPELLNGSSNLVSEKVDVFSFGIVMWELLTGEEPYADLHYGAIIGGIVNNTLRPLVPESCDPQWRSLMEQCWSAEPMERPSFTEVVKRLRAMATSPTKTLPQK
- the LOC109770746 gene encoding uncharacterized protein isoform X2, translated to MASRAGAVSAGAAADTGGPSARLAAAGAGEEEAGAGKVKLLCSYGGRIAPRSGDGALRYVGGQMRLISVPRAASFADLMRKVEAVDDAAGPAPAAAGGGALVKYQLPGEDLDSLVSVSCAEDYDNMLEEYEKLAAAAPDGSAKLRVFLFPADSASGSGSHPAAVDEAGQRYIDAINCVSADAVRRRESGSSAHNSEASEPAGLAEGMSPRAVPPPSVPPEYLYSAGSHTNHASPFPQSLGFSAVAASAPAMGIPAHKPVLLRPEPQPLQPHQVASYAPPPPHQPAPVASYAQHQQPAQQVASYAPPLQPQVASYAPPQQLPQVASYAPPPQLPQVTAYTSQMPQSYIEPQQIQYVNAQQFGLHGVSQSANLMPAHMSQYVPSTLGTNSMATTGAQIGALRPVSAGTERVLENLHFSRPMQTPVDPNYRVLQPLSELPPLPHTTLQASDAQRYGVQTVLTSTASSPVITSSRAFPVVVSSATVPTVRYDDCMMCQKILPHAHSDNMIQEQGNPRALNYPDVSPVFYSLHQEDATKQQVPAAVPVTSANYISEPRAESTAGMTQFDPKLSARNPAVQAAPSQDAGTLVQPTMVTVPLSSIPTSNGVFVGQPPHTLAEDFLMYQRQQQHPYSMQTTQVLANGVSSNPQGIDASAFKNSNHPVAEPIGEYAHDVPHDYVRAIDARMQGIQLGPIAPPESIVQGKSAIPHGAVGDGIVEKPPVIIDGSPIYKSQAGGYHMGTSNAFPVPSFILEDNVVRHTEQPPPSRNVGANNVYPEVIQQPSMLLKNNLGVPIEHPVPSERFLVRPAYSGVQSPAGPPAHHPGEMLNGMVSAPYNVSSQVVLQAAASTDCVEATHEPAYTESLFSNQDPWKAIGNASAVPPTSNMLAKEHVLSGDPYVDGHVPAITSSNAAMLLEEGNLPLIHDPTFKDIYPEPAQISKGYGEEIVKRQLQAVAEGVAASVLQSPFPEKPTEFSGDHKDLPGDVIDPKNEDAPSKQSDKTSQGVPVLDDIDNLQIIKNSDLEELRELGSGTFGTVYHGKWRGSDVAIKRISDRCFVGKPSEEQRMKTDFWNEACKLSSLHHPNVVAFYGVVLDGPGGSVATVTEYMANGSLRQALQRHEKIFDRRRRLLIVMDVAFGMEYLHGKNIVHFDLKSDNLLVNLRDPQRPICKVGDLGLSKVKCQTLISGGVRGTLPWMAPELLNGSSNLVSEKVDVFSFGIVMWELLTGEEPYADLHYGAIIGGIVNNTLRPLVPESCDPQWRSLMEQCWSAEPMERPSFTEVVKRLRAMATSPTKTLPQK